A single genomic interval of uncultured Pseudodesulfovibrio sp. harbors:
- a CDS encoding 4Fe-4S ferredoxin: MTDSTEIPETPRAEMETDIVCVGFGPAAGGFLTTLTRGLMNEDGTPIAESKAMPGMPPQVICYERADDIGFGVSGVVTKGRSIRASFPDLDLSQIPMAHAVMEEKVLYLKDPVGASRRPTAFKLADKALGKWMEDDAYELPYIPPFLEKHPGMIFSIGQLNQWVGGNLMGTGMAQIWPSSPVAEPLMEGRAVKGVRMADQGVDKDGNPDAGFMPGMDMKAALTVVADGPVGPVGQHLDRELGLPEGKHQREWAVAMKCVVDLPEGCDWKPGTVLHTIGYPEPEIFGFLYVYPGNVASMGIFIPSWFDNPVRTAYRYMQHWMMHPYLWKRIQGGTMRSWGAKSLAESGRRGEPFLCGDGFARIGEGSGSTNVLTGSGVDEAWATGVQLGEAVLELLKDGKEFTKENLEATYVARRRASWVEEEAKVAEKARDGFTKNTLLGFLGMGMTGLTNGLLNMPGEAKKPQDRIPTIEEYYTDYIPEGEIQEIRAECAKKGTSLHDALMDRVGWPEIPLDGTLLVSHQDALLMGGKVQANPGYADHVRFADPDMCAACREKVCIEACSGQAIYTNPEGGTPLFDREKCVHCGACMWNCSKSDPKDRERTNVKFRAGSGGLHSVEN, translated from the coding sequence ATGACAGATTCTACTGAAATTCCCGAAACTCCCCGTGCCGAAATGGAGACTGATATCGTCTGTGTAGGCTTCGGTCCTGCCGCGGGCGGTTTTTTGACCACGCTGACCCGTGGCTTGATGAACGAAGATGGGACGCCCATTGCGGAGTCCAAGGCGATGCCGGGTATGCCGCCGCAGGTGATCTGCTACGAGCGTGCCGACGACATCGGGTTCGGCGTGTCGGGTGTCGTGACCAAGGGACGTTCCATCAGGGCGAGTTTCCCGGACCTTGATCTGTCCCAGATTCCCATGGCCCATGCCGTGATGGAAGAGAAGGTCCTTTATCTCAAGGACCCGGTGGGCGCGAGTCGGCGTCCGACCGCCTTCAAGCTGGCGGACAAGGCGCTTGGCAAGTGGATGGAAGACGACGCATACGAACTGCCGTATATCCCGCCGTTCCTTGAAAAGCATCCCGGCATGATCTTTTCCATTGGCCAGTTGAACCAGTGGGTCGGCGGCAATCTGATGGGGACCGGCATGGCGCAGATCTGGCCGAGCAGCCCCGTTGCCGAGCCGCTCATGGAAGGGCGCGCCGTCAAGGGCGTTCGCATGGCGGATCAGGGCGTGGACAAGGACGGCAACCCGGATGCCGGGTTCATGCCCGGTATGGACATGAAGGCAGCATTGACTGTCGTGGCGGACGGTCCTGTCGGCCCGGTCGGTCAGCATCTGGACCGCGAACTGGGACTGCCCGAGGGCAAGCACCAGCGCGAGTGGGCCGTGGCCATGAAATGTGTCGTGGACCTGCCTGAAGGCTGCGACTGGAAGCCCGGTACCGTGCTGCACACCATCGGCTACCCCGAACCCGAAATTTTCGGTTTCCTATACGTGTACCCCGGCAATGTCGCGTCCATGGGCATCTTCATTCCGTCATGGTTCGACAATCCGGTTCGCACGGCATACCGCTACATGCAGCACTGGATGATGCACCCGTATCTCTGGAAGCGCATTCAGGGCGGCACCATGCGGTCATGGGGCGCGAAGTCGCTGGCCGAATCCGGCAGGCGCGGCGAACCGTTCCTTTGCGGTGACGGGTTTGCGCGCATCGGCGAAGGCTCCGGTTCGACCAACGTGCTGACCGGTTCCGGCGTGGATGAAGCATGGGCTACCGGCGTGCAGTTGGGCGAGGCGGTTCTTGAACTGCTCAAGGACGGCAAGGAATTTACCAAGGAAAACCTTGAGGCCACATATGTCGCCAGACGGCGGGCTTCGTGGGTCGAGGAAGAGGCCAAGGTGGCTGAGAAGGCCCGTGACGGGTTTACGAAAAACACGTTACTCGGTTTCCTCGGCATGGGCATGACCGGTCTGACCAACGGGCTGCTGAATATGCCCGGAGAAGCGAAAAAGCCGCAGGACCGCATCCCGACCATCGAGGAATATTACACTGATTACATCCCGGAAGGCGAGATTCAGGAAATCCGCGCCGAGTGTGCCAAGAAGGGCACGAGCCTGCATGACGCGCTCATGGACCGCGTGGGCTGGCCCGAGATCCCGCTTGACGGCACGTTGCTTGTTTCCCATCAGGACGCACTGCTCATGGGTGGCAAGGTGCAGGCGAATCCCGGCTATGCGGATCATGTTCGTTTCGCTGACCCGGACATGTGCGCTGCGTGTCGCGAAAAGGTCTGCATCGAGGCGTGTTCCGGGCAGGCTATTTATACGAATCCCGAAGGCGGCACCCCGCTGTTTGACCGGGAAAAATGTGTGCATTGCGGTGCATGCATGTGGAATTGCAGCAAGTCCGACCCCAAGGATAGGGAACGCACCAACGTGAAGTTCCGTGCCGGTTCCGGCGGGCTGCATTCCGTTGAAAATTAG
- a CDS encoding electron transfer flavoprotein subunit beta — MSTELHIVVCGSIVPDPLQTLAPVDGPQGPTLQNEMMLPAVLDPWAGHALYEAANLAQKNPGSRVWLVSLGPKAKLQQVMMAVSQKAPFELVVADGSASGFTDAFETAKVLADTIDGIGDLDKSKLLLFGGWQSASRGSGAVMQMVGEMLGVTEQFQGVDKITVGDDGSIEVMERIEGGAYQNSVVDGAPAVFGWATGELPEPPNNPQIGMQNMQKNMPALQQAKPADLSGTSLKFEGVEVPQQRRETRVVKDVPVEDMAKEIVEWLKG; from the coding sequence ATGAGCACTGAACTGCATATCGTGGTCTGCGGCAGTATCGTCCCGGACCCGCTCCAGACGCTCGCACCCGTGGACGGCCCTCAGGGACCGACCCTGCAAAATGAAATGATGCTCCCCGCCGTGTTGGACCCGTGGGCAGGGCATGCCCTGTACGAGGCCGCCAATCTGGCGCAGAAGAACCCCGGCTCCCGTGTCTGGCTCGTCAGCCTCGGCCCCAAGGCCAAGTTGCAGCAGGTCATGATGGCCGTATCCCAGAAAGCTCCGTTTGAACTGGTCGTGGCCGATGGCTCCGCATCCGGTTTCACCGACGCTTTCGAGACCGCCAAGGTCCTCGCCGACACCATCGACGGTATCGGTGACCTCGACAAGTCCAAGCTCCTGCTGTTTGGTGGCTGGCAGTCCGCATCCCGCGGTTCCGGCGCAGTCATGCAGATGGTCGGCGAAATGCTCGGCGTGACCGAACAGTTCCAGGGTGTCGATAAGATCACTGTCGGCGACGACGGTTCCATCGAAGTCATGGAGCGCATTGAAGGCGGTGCCTACCAGAATTCCGTGGTCGACGGCGCACCCGCCGTGTTCGGCTGGGCCACCGGCGAACTGCCCGAGCCTCCGAACAATCCGCAGATCGGCATGCAGAACATGCAGAAGAACATGCCCGCGTTGCAGCAGGCCAAGCCTGCCGACCTGTCCGGCACCAGCTTGAAGTTCGAGGGCGTCGAGGTCCCGCAGCAGCGTCGTGAAACCCGCGTGGTGAAAGACGTTCCTGTCGAAGACATGGCGAAAGAAATCGTCGAATGGCTCAAGGGATAA